The following proteins are co-located in the Nitrospira sp. genome:
- a CDS encoding Crp/Fnr family transcriptional regulator, with amino-acid sequence MKLLPPIDLCLDCPVEGNCALVKADSLPPLHQTAVGTHCGLVTTYRSGEFLSRQNTRASHALMICRGVVAMVVFTADGEEILLEALGPGHLVGFSDWLQRTRTDSLAAKAVTDVTIRSVTVDDPLTLLRKNDEARTALLEQTRTHITTAQRAMIGLRGHNARAHMLLAIHELTRLLRLKRNRPVIIPHKIPRWFFSAYTGLRPETVSRILSRLQHEGLIARRDGRLAIPDFHKLGHGIRQYSSFLFEHLD; translated from the coding sequence ATGAAACTGCTCCCTCCGATTGATTTATGCCTCGATTGTCCCGTAGAGGGCAATTGTGCGCTGGTGAAGGCCGACAGCCTCCCTCCCCTCCATCAAACAGCTGTCGGCACTCACTGTGGCTTGGTCACGACCTATCGGAGCGGAGAGTTTCTCTCGCGCCAGAATACCCGCGCCTCGCACGCGCTGATGATCTGCCGCGGGGTTGTCGCGATGGTGGTCTTTACGGCGGACGGCGAAGAAATCCTGCTCGAAGCTCTGGGCCCCGGCCACCTCGTCGGATTCTCCGATTGGCTCCAACGCACCCGCACCGATTCGCTCGCCGCAAAAGCCGTCACGGACGTGACCATACGATCGGTGACCGTCGACGATCCTTTAACCCTTCTGCGGAAAAACGACGAGGCGCGGACCGCGCTGCTGGAACAAACACGGACGCACATCACCACCGCGCAGCGCGCCATGATCGGCCTGCGCGGGCACAATGCCCGCGCGCACATGCTGCTCGCCATTCATGAACTGACCCGGCTGCTCCGGCTGAAACGGAACCGTCCGGTGATCATCCCGCACAAAATTCCCCGGTGGTTTTTTTCGGCTTACACGGGACTGCGGCCGGAAACGGTCAGCCGGATCTTGAGCCGATTGCAGCATGAAGGCCTGATTGCCCGTCGGGATGGCCGTCTGGCAATCCCAGACTTTCATAAACTGGGGCATGGCATCCGCCAATACTCCAGCTTCCTGTTCGAGCATCTCGACTAA